Proteins encoded in a region of the Carassius gibelio isolate Cgi1373 ecotype wild population from Czech Republic chromosome B5, carGib1.2-hapl.c, whole genome shotgun sequence genome:
- the dab2 gene encoding disabled homolog 2 isoform X1, producing the protein MSQPPEEEPVTVAPAEPASTTEPASATTPRTSFWREKRKIPEKTDEFLLARFQGDGVRYKAKLIGVDDVPEARGDKMCQDSMMKLKGMAIAARSQGKHKQRIWVNISLTGIKIIDEKTGVIEHEHVVNKISFIARDVTDNRAFGYVCGAEGQHQFFAVKTAQQAEPLVMDLKDLFQLILNMKKKEQEAPQKGGGNSTVIENGGDALLTLDGQGNAVKTVEQMDLFGDMSTPPDIHSPTPDSVLLLDFALVIGNQENPIISYSSPLSNTPDDKPVSSISDLFPTYSTDPFSDDPFSSLNDQSDSMFSSKNGSDLSSFILNGPYLQQSLSEGSSSNSQQLKGLSTDQLSHESKVNQLSLSDLNDSNSPFSQNLLRTSINNPAILNELYKSGPPVLQTHLSIGSSKSVEWFETNLQNSVKNGGLMVLCPPPQSSKSGCMRRREKSPGNHLFGAELFAPPAQNESQPSSIPADLFNTTPSSTVNALGSLSLGSTSVTQTPGTALWGQTPTMFPPQGGVPQVIVPGQPNSFPQPPAFGGLPAPAWGQQGASPFGPPAVTQAWGQPGIAAPGGAWSTSCPVPSPFANQFAPMMPPNAMMGMQQSAVVPPRPPPRPPVKEDPPLVKSAFTALDPLGEKEKKTGKDMFKNFQMAKPQKAEEGTGPSTNGSFDQYFTSKVGLAQEVADHDDFDINQISVNSNGTSKLAPQQSTPTQGAGLTPTLAQSTGLLDAAFTPNPAPAPSNPTPTAGSNLFDDTFGSIPFGAPPMNTSTPATQTAALADAFGDPFGGNPFA; encoded by the exons ATGTCACAGCCACCTGAAGAAGAGCCTGTTACTGTGGCACCAGCAGAACCAGCATCAACTACTGAACCAGCATCTGCCACAACACCTAGAACTTCATTCTGGAGGGAAAAGAGAAAAA TCCCAGAGAAGACAGATGAGTTCCTGCTGGCCAGGTTTCAGGGTGATGGAGTGAGATATAAAGCCAAGCTGATTGGCGTGGATGATGTCCCAGAAGCCAGAGGGGACAAAATGTGTCAGGATTCCATGATGAAACTGAAG GGCATGGCGATAGCTGCTCGTTCTCAAGGCAAGCACAAACAAAGAATATGGGTGAACATCTCTCTAACAGGAATCAAAATTATTGATGAGAAAACTGGG GTGATTGAGCATGAACATGTGGTGAACAAGATCTCATTCATTGCTCGCGATGTCACTGATAACCGGGCGTTTGGATATGTTTGTGGAGCTgagggccagcaccagttttttgCTGTTAAGACAGCTCAGCAG GCTGAGCCTCTGGTCATGGATTTGAAGGATCTGTTTCAGCTgatattaaatatgaagaaaaaagagCAGGAGGCTCCGCAGAAg GGTGGAGGAAATAGCACCGTGATTGAG AATGGTGGTGATGCTTTACTCACCTTGGATGGTCAAGGAAATGCTGTAAAA ACTGTAGAGCAGATGGACCTGTTTGGTGATATGTCCACTCCACCTGACATTCACTCTCCGACG CCTGACAGTGTTCTGCTCCTTGACTTTGCTTTAGTGATTGGCAATCAAGAAAATCCTATCATCTCATACTCATCCCCTCTCTCCAATACACCAGATGACAAACCTGTTTCATCCATATCAGATCTTTTCCCGACTTATAGTACCGATCCCTTCAGTGATGATCCCTTTTCTTCCTTGAATGATCAATCCGATTCCATGTTCTCTTCCAAAAATGGGTCCGATCtttcttctttcattttgaatgggCCTTATTTGCAGCAAAGCCTGAGTGAAGGCTCCTCTTCAAACAGTCAGCAGCTTAAAGGACTGTCCACTGACCAATTGTCACATGAAAGCAAAGTAAACCAGCTTTCTTTAAGCGATCTGAATGACAGCAATTCCCCCTTTAGCCAGAATCTTTTGAGAACCTCAATAAACAACCCAGCAATCTTAAATGAGTTATACAAATCAGGTCCTCCGGTTCTCCAAACCCATTTAAGTATTGGATCAAGTAAATCAGTGGAATGGTTTGAAACCAACCTGCAAAATTCTGTTAAAAATGGGGGCTTGATGGTCCTTTGCCCCCCACCTCAAAGCTCGAAGTCTGGATGCATGCGGAGGAGAGAGAAG TCACCTGGAAATCATCTGTTTGGAGCTGAACTATTTGCTCCACCAGCCCAGAATGAGTCTCAGCCCTCATCCATTCCAGCAGATCTATTCAACACCACACCATCCTCCACCGTCAATGCCCTGG GGTCATTGTCTCTGGGCTCTACTTCTGTCACTCAGACTCCTGGGACAGCACTATGGGGTCAGACTCCCACAATGTTTCCTCCTCAGGGTGGTGTTCCTCAAGTAATAGTTCCAGGGCAACCAAACTCTTTTCCTCAACCACCTGCATTTGGAGGCCTGCCTGCACCTGCATGGGGGCAGCAAGGGGCTTCCCCTTTTGGTCCACCAGCTGTCACTCAAGCCTGGGGTCAACCAGGAATTGCAGCACCTGGTGGTGCCTGGTCCACTTCTTGTCCTGTGCCAAGCCCTTTTGCAAACCAATTTGCTCCCATGATGCCTCCTAATGCAATGATGGGTATGCAGCAGAGTGCAGTGGTTCCTCCTCGACCTCCACCCCGTCCTCCAGTGAAGGAAGATCCCCCACTGGTCAAAAGCGCCTTTACAGCTTTGGACCCCCTTggggagaaagagaagaaaaccgGAAAAGATATGTTCAAAAATTTCCAGATGGCTAAGCCCCAGAAAGCAGAAGAAGGAACTGGTCCGAGCACCAATGGCTCATTTGACCAGTACTTTACCAGCAAGGTTGGCTTGGCTCAGGAGGTGGCAGATCATGATGATTTCGACATAAACCAAATCTCGGTTAACTCAAATG GGACCTCCAAACTTGCTCCTCAGCAGTCTACTCCTACCCAGGGAGCAGGTCTGACTCCGACCCTGGCCCAATCCACAGGCCTTTTGGATGCTGCCTTCACTCCTAATCCAGCCCCTGCACCCTCGAACCCAACTCCCACAGCAGGCTCAAACCTTTTTGATGACACTTTTGGATCTATCCCATTTGGAGCACCTCCCATGAATACA AGCACTCCAGCCACTCAGACTGCTGCCCTTGCGGATGCTTTTGGAGACCCTTTTGGGGGAAATCCTTTTGCCTGA
- the dab2 gene encoding disabled homolog 2 isoform X3 → MSQPPEEEPVTVAPAEPASTTEPASATTPRTSFWREKRKIPEKTDEFLLARFQGDGVRYKAKLIGVDDVPEARGDKMCQDSMMKLKGMAIAARSQGKHKQRIWVNISLTGIKIIDEKTGVIEHEHVVNKISFIARDVTDNRAFGYVCGAEGQHQFFAVKTAQQAEPLVMDLKDLFQLILNMKKKEQEAPQKGGGNSTVIENGGDALLTLDGQGNAVKTVEQMDLFGDMSTPPDIHSPTSPGNHLFGAELFAPPAQNESQPSSIPADLFNTTPSSTVNALGSLSLGSTSVTQTPGTALWGQTPTMFPPQGGVPQVIVPGQPNSFPQPPAFGGLPAPAWGQQGASPFGPPAVTQAWGQPGIAAPGGAWSTSCPVPSPFANQFAPMMPPNAMMGMQQSAVVPPRPPPRPPVKEDPPLVKSAFTALDPLGEKEKKTGKDMFKNFQMAKPQKAEEGTGPSTNGSFDQYFTSKVGLAQEVADHDDFDINQISVNSNGTSKLAPQQSTPTQGAGLTPTLAQSTGLLDAAFTPNPAPAPSNPTPTAGSNLFDDTFGSIPFGAPPMNTSTPATQTAALADAFGDPFGGNPFA, encoded by the exons ATGTCACAGCCACCTGAAGAAGAGCCTGTTACTGTGGCACCAGCAGAACCAGCATCAACTACTGAACCAGCATCTGCCACAACACCTAGAACTTCATTCTGGAGGGAAAAGAGAAAAA TCCCAGAGAAGACAGATGAGTTCCTGCTGGCCAGGTTTCAGGGTGATGGAGTGAGATATAAAGCCAAGCTGATTGGCGTGGATGATGTCCCAGAAGCCAGAGGGGACAAAATGTGTCAGGATTCCATGATGAAACTGAAG GGCATGGCGATAGCTGCTCGTTCTCAAGGCAAGCACAAACAAAGAATATGGGTGAACATCTCTCTAACAGGAATCAAAATTATTGATGAGAAAACTGGG GTGATTGAGCATGAACATGTGGTGAACAAGATCTCATTCATTGCTCGCGATGTCACTGATAACCGGGCGTTTGGATATGTTTGTGGAGCTgagggccagcaccagttttttgCTGTTAAGACAGCTCAGCAG GCTGAGCCTCTGGTCATGGATTTGAAGGATCTGTTTCAGCTgatattaaatatgaagaaaaaagagCAGGAGGCTCCGCAGAAg GGTGGAGGAAATAGCACCGTGATTGAG AATGGTGGTGATGCTTTACTCACCTTGGATGGTCAAGGAAATGCTGTAAAA ACTGTAGAGCAGATGGACCTGTTTGGTGATATGTCCACTCCACCTGACATTCACTCTCCGACG TCACCTGGAAATCATCTGTTTGGAGCTGAACTATTTGCTCCACCAGCCCAGAATGAGTCTCAGCCCTCATCCATTCCAGCAGATCTATTCAACACCACACCATCCTCCACCGTCAATGCCCTGG GGTCATTGTCTCTGGGCTCTACTTCTGTCACTCAGACTCCTGGGACAGCACTATGGGGTCAGACTCCCACAATGTTTCCTCCTCAGGGTGGTGTTCCTCAAGTAATAGTTCCAGGGCAACCAAACTCTTTTCCTCAACCACCTGCATTTGGAGGCCTGCCTGCACCTGCATGGGGGCAGCAAGGGGCTTCCCCTTTTGGTCCACCAGCTGTCACTCAAGCCTGGGGTCAACCAGGAATTGCAGCACCTGGTGGTGCCTGGTCCACTTCTTGTCCTGTGCCAAGCCCTTTTGCAAACCAATTTGCTCCCATGATGCCTCCTAATGCAATGATGGGTATGCAGCAGAGTGCAGTGGTTCCTCCTCGACCTCCACCCCGTCCTCCAGTGAAGGAAGATCCCCCACTGGTCAAAAGCGCCTTTACAGCTTTGGACCCCCTTggggagaaagagaagaaaaccgGAAAAGATATGTTCAAAAATTTCCAGATGGCTAAGCCCCAGAAAGCAGAAGAAGGAACTGGTCCGAGCACCAATGGCTCATTTGACCAGTACTTTACCAGCAAGGTTGGCTTGGCTCAGGAGGTGGCAGATCATGATGATTTCGACATAAACCAAATCTCGGTTAACTCAAATG GGACCTCCAAACTTGCTCCTCAGCAGTCTACTCCTACCCAGGGAGCAGGTCTGACTCCGACCCTGGCCCAATCCACAGGCCTTTTGGATGCTGCCTTCACTCCTAATCCAGCCCCTGCACCCTCGAACCCAACTCCCACAGCAGGCTCAAACCTTTTTGATGACACTTTTGGATCTATCCCATTTGGAGCACCTCCCATGAATACA AGCACTCCAGCCACTCAGACTGCTGCCCTTGCGGATGCTTTTGGAGACCCTTTTGGGGGAAATCCTTTTGCCTGA
- the dab2 gene encoding disabled homolog 2 isoform X2 → MSQPPEEEPVTVAPAEPASTTEPASATTPRTSFWREKRKIPEKTDEFLLARFQGDGVRYKAKLIGVDDVPEARGDKMCQDSMMKLKGMAIAARSQGKHKQRIWVNISLTGIKIIDEKTGVIEHEHVVNKISFIARDVTDNRAFGYVCGAEGQHQFFAVKTAQQAEPLVMDLKDLFQLILNMKKKEQEAPQKGGGNSTVIENGGDALLTLDGQGNAVKTVEQMDLFGDMSTPPDIHSPTIVTPQSPGNHLFGAELFAPPAQNESQPSSIPADLFNTTPSSTVNALGSLSLGSTSVTQTPGTALWGQTPTMFPPQGGVPQVIVPGQPNSFPQPPAFGGLPAPAWGQQGASPFGPPAVTQAWGQPGIAAPGGAWSTSCPVPSPFANQFAPMMPPNAMMGMQQSAVVPPRPPPRPPVKEDPPLVKSAFTALDPLGEKEKKTGKDMFKNFQMAKPQKAEEGTGPSTNGSFDQYFTSKVGLAQEVADHDDFDINQISVNSNGTSKLAPQQSTPTQGAGLTPTLAQSTGLLDAAFTPNPAPAPSNPTPTAGSNLFDDTFGSIPFGAPPMNTSTPATQTAALADAFGDPFGGNPFA, encoded by the exons ATGTCACAGCCACCTGAAGAAGAGCCTGTTACTGTGGCACCAGCAGAACCAGCATCAACTACTGAACCAGCATCTGCCACAACACCTAGAACTTCATTCTGGAGGGAAAAGAGAAAAA TCCCAGAGAAGACAGATGAGTTCCTGCTGGCCAGGTTTCAGGGTGATGGAGTGAGATATAAAGCCAAGCTGATTGGCGTGGATGATGTCCCAGAAGCCAGAGGGGACAAAATGTGTCAGGATTCCATGATGAAACTGAAG GGCATGGCGATAGCTGCTCGTTCTCAAGGCAAGCACAAACAAAGAATATGGGTGAACATCTCTCTAACAGGAATCAAAATTATTGATGAGAAAACTGGG GTGATTGAGCATGAACATGTGGTGAACAAGATCTCATTCATTGCTCGCGATGTCACTGATAACCGGGCGTTTGGATATGTTTGTGGAGCTgagggccagcaccagttttttgCTGTTAAGACAGCTCAGCAG GCTGAGCCTCTGGTCATGGATTTGAAGGATCTGTTTCAGCTgatattaaatatgaagaaaaaagagCAGGAGGCTCCGCAGAAg GGTGGAGGAAATAGCACCGTGATTGAG AATGGTGGTGATGCTTTACTCACCTTGGATGGTCAAGGAAATGCTGTAAAA ACTGTAGAGCAGATGGACCTGTTTGGTGATATGTCCACTCCACCTGACATTCACTCTCCGACG ATTGTGACCCCACAGTCACCTGGAAATCATCTGTTTGGAGCTGAACTATTTGCTCCACCAGCCCAGAATGAGTCTCAGCCCTCATCCATTCCAGCAGATCTATTCAACACCACACCATCCTCCACCGTCAATGCCCTGG GGTCATTGTCTCTGGGCTCTACTTCTGTCACTCAGACTCCTGGGACAGCACTATGGGGTCAGACTCCCACAATGTTTCCTCCTCAGGGTGGTGTTCCTCAAGTAATAGTTCCAGGGCAACCAAACTCTTTTCCTCAACCACCTGCATTTGGAGGCCTGCCTGCACCTGCATGGGGGCAGCAAGGGGCTTCCCCTTTTGGTCCACCAGCTGTCACTCAAGCCTGGGGTCAACCAGGAATTGCAGCACCTGGTGGTGCCTGGTCCACTTCTTGTCCTGTGCCAAGCCCTTTTGCAAACCAATTTGCTCCCATGATGCCTCCTAATGCAATGATGGGTATGCAGCAGAGTGCAGTGGTTCCTCCTCGACCTCCACCCCGTCCTCCAGTGAAGGAAGATCCCCCACTGGTCAAAAGCGCCTTTACAGCTTTGGACCCCCTTggggagaaagagaagaaaaccgGAAAAGATATGTTCAAAAATTTCCAGATGGCTAAGCCCCAGAAAGCAGAAGAAGGAACTGGTCCGAGCACCAATGGCTCATTTGACCAGTACTTTACCAGCAAGGTTGGCTTGGCTCAGGAGGTGGCAGATCATGATGATTTCGACATAAACCAAATCTCGGTTAACTCAAATG GGACCTCCAAACTTGCTCCTCAGCAGTCTACTCCTACCCAGGGAGCAGGTCTGACTCCGACCCTGGCCCAATCCACAGGCCTTTTGGATGCTGCCTTCACTCCTAATCCAGCCCCTGCACCCTCGAACCCAACTCCCACAGCAGGCTCAAACCTTTTTGATGACACTTTTGGATCTATCCCATTTGGAGCACCTCCCATGAATACA AGCACTCCAGCCACTCAGACTGCTGCCCTTGCGGATGCTTTTGGAGACCCTTTTGGGGGAAATCCTTTTGCCTGA
- the hspb15 gene encoding heat shock protein, alpha-crystallin-related, b15 codes for MPRPLFQRNGCWDPFQEKAQNLFNRNTDLPNFLEPNEVSWIESARKRLGLTSTWPGSMRIPLFSSFCTEAPPKSCTGSEGCNSESLCEQTKGPQNWKICLDVSPFSSEEITIKTQEGYLEITGNHEERQEHHRWISRTFTRKYMLPAELDLKQISSMLSSDGILSVEAPSPGSNISLPGETVIPIHIMDKQLSAKSDGQCLTSN; via the exons ATGCCTCGTCCTTTGTTTCAAAGAAATGGTTGCTGGGACCCTTTTCAGGAGAAGGCACAAAACCTTTTCAACCGAAACACTGACCTCCCCAACTTCCTTGAACCAAATGAGGTTAGCTGGATAGAATCAGCAAGGAAAAGATTGGGATTGACATCGACCTGGCCAGGATCAATGCGTATACCTCTCTTCAGCTCTTTTTGCACCGAGGCTCCACCTAAATCATGTACTGGATCAGAAGGATGCAATTCTGAATCTCTGTGTGAACAAACAAAAGGACCGCAAAACTGGAAAATCTGTCTAGATGTCAGTCCATTTTCTTCGGAGGAGATAACCATCAAAACCCAGGAGGGATATTTGGAGATTACAG GTAATCACGAAGAAAGACAGGAGCATCACAGATGGATCTCAAGAacctttacaagaaaatacat GCTTCCGGCTGAATTAGACCTAAAACAGATCAGCTCCATGCTGTCTTCAGATGGTATTCTCTCTGTTGAGGCCCCATCACCTGGCTCTAACATCAGTCTCCCCGGAGAGACTGTCATCCCTATTCACATAATGGACAAACAGTTATCTGCAAAATCAGACGGGCAATGCCTAACCAGTAACTAA